The window CGGCTTCTCCGGGCTGGACCAAAGCAGCGCCGCGACGCCCGACGCGCTTTCCACGCCACTGGACGTGACCGCCGCCACGGTGACCGTTGAGGCCGCCGGGGGGTATCATTCCGCGGACACCAACCGCGACTGGCAGATTTCCCTTTCCGAGGCGCTGCGCGTGGTCCAGTTCTACAACACCGGCGGCTACCAGTGCGGCGCGGGCACGGAGGACGGCTACGCGCCCCTGCCGGGGGGGACGGACTGCGCCTGTCACCATTCGGACTACGCCCCGCCCGACTGGCGCATTAGCCTGTCGGAACTGCTCCGGATTATCCAGTTCTACAACGCGCCGGGCCGGGGCTACGCCTCCGCGCCGGGTTCCGAGGACGGCTTCGCGCCCAACCCGGCACTGTGACCCGTTTGCCAGATTGTGGATGAAGTGGACTTTGTGGACGAAGTGGACGTAAAACGGTGCCTCTGAAGTGGCCCTCCCGAAAGGGTCCACCCAGTCCACCACGTCCACCCTGCAGGGAGTACGGGCATCGGCGCGATGCGCCAAACATGCACACCCCAGCGCGGGTGTATATAATGGGGGTCCAAACCTAGGGAGAGACTCAAGGTTCCATGCTGGAGGCGGACGGACTAACCAAGGTGTTTCGCGCGGCCCGCGGCAGGCGTGTCGAGGCCGTCCGCAACGCCTCATTCCGGGTCGGGCCGGGGGAGGCCTTCGGCCTGCTCGGCCCGAACGGCGCGGGCAAGACGACCCTGCTGCGGATGCTGGCCACCATCATCGCGCCGACCTCCGGGGTGTGCCGGGTGAACGGGCTGCGGGCGGACGAGGCGCCGGACCGAATCCGCCACGCCATCGGCTTCCTCTCGGGCAACACGCGGCTCTACGGGCGGCTCACGGCGCGCGAGGTGCTCCACTATTTCGGGCGGCTCCACGGCATGCCCGAGGCGAGAATCCGGGACTCCATCACCCGGATGTCGGGCATGCTGGACATGGGGGCCTTCATTGACCGGCGCTGCGACAGTCTCTCGACGGGCCAGACGCAAAAGGTCTCCATCGCGCGCGTGCTCCTCCATGACCCGGAACTGCTCATCCTGGACGAGCCCACCCTGGGCCTGGACATCATGACCAGCAACGCCATCCTTTCGTTCATCGCGGACGCGAAGGGGCGCGGGCGGGCGATTGTGTTCTCGACGCATTACCTGGGCGAGGCGGAAATGCTCTGCGACCGGGTGGGGATCATCCACCGGGGCGACCTCATCGCGGTGGACACGCCGGCCGCGCTGCTGGAGCGCGCGGGCTGCGCCACCCTGCGGGACGCCTTTGTGCGGCTCATCGCCGGACGGGATGGGTGCGCGCCGTGAGACCCTCCATGGTGCTGACCATACTCCGCAAGGAGCTGCTGGACACCCGGCGCGACCGGCGCACGCTCTTCATGATGGTGGTTCTGCCGGTGATGCTCTACCCCGCCATGCTGCTCGTCGGCGTGCAGCTCCTCATGGTCCACCAGGAGCGTGTCGAGCGGACCCTTTCCAAGGTGCATGTCGCCGCGCTTAATGATGTGGACCGGGAGATCGCAAAAGGCTGGTTTGTGGACGCGGTGGACATCGGGCTCACCGACAGCCCGGACCCCTGGGCGGACCTCGCCGCGCGCAATATCCAGGCCGTCGTGGTGCTTCGGGCGCCCCTGCTGGACACCCTGGACGCCTGGGGCACGCTGCCGGTGGACGTGCTGTACGACGCCACCGAGCATGAGTCGCGCCTGGCCCTGGACCGGGTCGAGGATGTCCTGGATGATGTCTTCCTGAAGACACAGCGGGAGCGGCTGGAGCGCGAGGGGGTCAACCCCGAGTACATCAATCCGGTGGAATGGAAGGCCGTGGACACGGCGCCGGACGAGAAGACCACGGGCACCATCCTCGGCACGATGCTGCCGGGGCTGCTCGTGATGGTCATCGCGCTGGGGGCCTTTTACCCGGCCGTGGACCTCACCGCCGGGGAGAAGGAGCGGGGCACCTTCGAGACCCTGCTGTCCACGCCCGCCTCGAAACTGGAAATCGTGACGGGCAAGTTCCTCACGGTCTTCCTGCTGGCCCTGCTCACGGCCCTGCTCAACCTGGCCAGCATGGGCGGCACGGTCTGGGTGTTGCTCGCCCAGGTGCAGGGGAGCCTCGGCGGGGACGCGGGCATCTCCCTCACCATCCAGAACCCCCTGTGGGTGATCGGCATTGTCATCCTGAACCTGGTGCCCCTGGCGCTGCTGCTGTCCGCCGTGATGATGTCCGTCGCCGTGTTCGCCGGCAGTTTCAAGGAGGCGCAGAACTACCTCACCCCCGTCCTGCTGCTCATGATCATGCCCGTGATGCTCACCGTCACGCCCGGCGCGGAGCTCAGCGCCGCCCTGCGCTTTGTGCCCGTGGTCAACGCGGTGCTGCTGTTCAAGGACGGGATGGTGGGCCGCGCGGGATGGGAGGATGTCTTCGCCGTCTTCATCAGCACCGCCGCCTACGCCCTGCTCGCGCTGAACGTGGCGGCCTGGCTGTTCCAGCGCGAGGAGGTGGTCCTCTCCGAGGAGCCCGCCATCCCCTTGTCCTGGCGGCGCTCGGACTACGAGCCCCGCGAGACCCCCTCGCCCGCGCTGGCCATGTCCCTTTTCGGGCTGGTCATGCTGCTGCTGTTTTATGTGGCGACTTACGCCCAGATGCGCGCGCCCCTGCCCGGGCTGATTCTCACGGAGTGGGGGCTGATTCTCGCGCCCGTGGTCGGCGTGCTGTGGTTTGTCCGGGCCGACCTGCGGAAATCCCTGCAACTGCGCGGGTTCCGTCCCGCGCAGGGGCTGGGCGCGCTGGTGCTGGCCGTGTCCACCCTCGCCCTGGTCATGGGTTTCAGCATCCTGCACGACCAGTTCCTGCCCGTGCCTGAGAGCATGAAGGAGGGGCTCAAGAATTTCCTGGGCGACACCGGTTCTCCGGGCGGGAAACTCCTCCTCTTCTTTGCCATGGCCGTTTCTCCCGCCGTCTGCGAGGAGGTCCTCTTCCGCGGCGCCATTCTCACGGGCCTCTCGCAAAAACTTCGCCCCCTGGCCGCCGTCACCCTCACCGCCGTCCTTTTCGGCGTGTTCCACCTGAGCATCTACCGCTTCGCGCCCACGGCCCTCATCGGCATGTCCATCACCTACGCCGTGTTCCGCACCCGCTCCCTCTGGATTGGCATGCTGATGCATTTTTTGAACAACGGCCTGGCCATCGCGCTGGGCCTGGGCATGCTGCCCGAAATGCTGCGCGGGTGGCTGCCCGATTTGGACGCCGCGGAGGCCGCGCCCAGTCCCGCGCTGCTGGCTGCGGCCGCCTTTGGCGTGCTGCTCGGCGCGCTGCTTATTGAGTGGTCCACACGCAGGAAGAACAGGAGCAATGCCGCATGAACACCGCACTGGCCCTGGCCGCGCTCGCCGCCGCGCTCGGCGCGGCACCCCCGGAGGCGCCCGCCGTGAACACTGAACTCCACAATGAGACCTGGCGGCCCCAGTTCCATTTCACCGCAAAAAAGAACTGGCTGAACGACCCGAACGGGCTGGTCTTTTACAACGGGCAGTATCACCTGTTTTTCCAGCACAACCCCTTCGGCACGGAATGGGGCAACATGCACTGGGGCCATGCGGTGAGCCGCGACCTGGTCCGTTGGACGGAGCGGCCCATCGCCCTGGCGCCGGACGGGCACGGCACCTGCTTCTCCGGCAGCGCCGTGGTGGACTGGAACAACACGTCGGGCCTCGCCGCGCCGGACGCCCCGCACCCGCCGCTGGTGGCCTTCTACACCGGCGCGCCCGTGCCGCAGGTGAAGGGCGGCCCGAAATTCACCCAGTGCATGGCCTACAGCCTGGACGGCGGCGAGACCTGGAAGAAGTATGACAAGAACCCGATACTGGGGAACATTGTCGGGGACAACCGCGACCCGAAGGTGATCTGGCACGCGCCCACGTCGAGGTGGGTCATGGCGCTGTACCTGGACAAAAGTGACTACGCCCTCTTCGGCTCCACAGACCTCAAATCCTGGGAGCGGCTCTGCGATGTCGAGGTGCCGGGACGGGGCGAATGCCCGGATTTCTTTGAACTGCCCGTGGACGGCAACCCCGCCGACAGCCGCTGGATTTTTGTCGGGGGCAACGGCGACTATCTTGTGGGCCGCTTTGACGGCAAAATCTTCACGCCCGATTCTCCGGTCATTCGGTGCGACCACGGCGAGCATTTCTACGCGCCCCAGAGCTGGAGCGACATCCCCGCCGAAGACGGCCGCCGCATCCAGATCGGCTGGATGCGCGGCGGCGCCTATCCGGGCATGCCCTTCAACCAGCAGATGGCCTTTCCCAACGAACTGACTTTGCGCGCCACTCCGGACGGACCGCGCCTGTTCCGCCAGCCCGTGCGCGAAATCGCCGGGCTATGGGAAAACACCGTCACCGTGTCCGGCGTGGACTTGCGCGGAACCACCACGCTGGACGAACTGTCCGGGGAACTCTGCGACCTGCGGGTGGTCGTCGCGCCGGGCGGGGCGGAGTCTTTCACCCTCATGGCGCGCGGCGAACCCGTCACCTGGACCGCCGCAACGGGCGCCCTGACCGCCCTCGGCAGGGAGATGCCCGCGGCACTGGAGGACGGCAAGGTCGAAATCCGCCTGCTGGCGGACCGCGCCTCTTTTGAAATCTTCGTCCAGAACGGGCTGGCGGCCATGAGCCAGTGTTTCCTGCCCAAACCGGAAAACAGGGACTGGGCGCTCACCGTGCCGGAGGGGCAGTCCGCCCGGCTTGTCGCGCTGGAGGGTCACCGCCTGCGAAGCGCCTGGCGGTAAATGGAAAACCGGCCCGCAGTGCGCCGCGGGCCGGTTGCAGTTCGATTGTCCAAGCAATAGGTGTCAGATGCCGTCTATGTTCACCTCGACGATGCGCCAGACCTTGTCGGGGTCCTTTTTGAAGATCAGTTCCGCCGAAACCGAGCCGATGCTGGCGCTGGCGTCAATCGGATACACCGAGGCGGTGCCCTTCTCCTTGTCCATGGTCACCACGGCCTCCGCAAGGTCAATCTGGCCGTCATAATCCTTGATCATTTCCGGCAGTTCCTCAATCTGGCCCTTGTCCCGGGCTTCCTGGATGTACTCGGCGAGCCGCGCCTTGGTGGGAACTTCCCGGTGCGAGAAATCCTCGGAGACATAATTGAGGATGTTGTCGGCGTTGACCGCCAGCACGTCGGCGACAAACGCCTTGGTCTGCTGCATGACCTGCTCCTCGTCCGTCATCTTGTTTCCGGTCACGCACCCCGCAAGCAGCACCAGGGCAAGGACGGGCATTAGACTAAGAATCGCGTGTTTTTTCATCAGTCAATCTCTCCTTTGGTTGGATGGCGCGTTCCCGGCGGGGCGGTCGCCCGTTCGCGAAAGCCGCTGAAGAATACATTCCCCTGTTTTGAACTGTCAAATCTGCCAAAGCGCCATGTGTTGGGGCGTTCCCCATCGTTGCATTTCAGGGGCATTTGGGGCAAACTGTGGGCGCCTTGCGGGGTGCGGTCCGACAAGGCCGGCCGCCGTCCGTCTTTGATTCGTGCCGGATTGCGGGCATTGCCCGCATTGGGAGACATGACATGGATGCCTGCCCGTTGTGCGATGACTCCGCCGCATATGAGCGGCGGGTGGTGGTCCTGTGGGTGATGATTTGGCTGGCGGCGTCGTCGCTCCTGTTGTGGTCCGTGCCGCCCGGTGTGCGGCGGTTTCCCGTGCGCATTGACGGCCCGGACGGGAAACCCTGCGTGGGCACCCTCTACCACCGGGAAAACCCCTGCGCGGTCATGCTGGTGGGCCACGGGGTAAGCTCCAACCAAGGCGTGATGGCCACCATCGCCAAGGCCTTCGCCGCGAACGGTTACGCCGTGGTCACCCTGGATTTCTGGGGGCATGGCCGGTCGCGGGAGCGTTTCGACTGGTCCGCGAACCCGGCCCAGCTTCATGCGTGGTGCGCCTGGGCGCGGAACCGTTTCGGGGACCTGCCCATGGGCTATCTGGGCCATTCCATGGGGGGCTTCGCGGGCGCGGAGGCCTTCGCCGAAGTCGGCCACGGCGTCTCCGCCTTTGTCTCCCTGGGCGCCCTGCCCCGGCGTCAACCGGCGACGAAAACCCTGATTGCGGCGGGCCGATTCGAGGAGCTCTTCTCCCCGGAGGAGGCGCGCCGCCGTGCCGGGGACGGCATGGAGGTCCTCATTTCCCCCTTCAGCGACCACGCGCTGGAAACCTGGGACCCCGTGCTCATCCGGGGCATTGTGCGCTGGGTGGACGGCGCCCTCGGGATGAACCGCGCCACACGGTTCCCATGGTTCCGCTTTGCGGCGTCCCTGCTGGCCGTGCTGCTCGGCTGCGCCGCCGCCTTTGTGCTGGCGGGGCAGGCCGCGGCCAATCTTCGCCGTCCTCCGGTTCCGGCAGTGCCCCGCGCCTCCGCCCGCAAATGGAGCCTGAACCCCTACCGGGTTGCGGGGCGTCTGCTGGGCGCGAAGGGGTGCGCCGCCCCACCCCGCGCGGGCGGTTTTTTCCGGGCCGTGCTCCAGGCGGCGCTTTTCGGCGGGGTTTTCGTCCTGTTCCTCTTCCCCGTGCTAAACGCGCACATCTTCACGTGCAGCCCGTCCCATCCGGCGCGGCTCCTCATGTGGATGGCCCTGACACCGTTTCTGGCGCTGCCCTTCCTTCTCGACGCCTCGGCGCTCGAAAGGATGCCCCTGGGCGGCGCCCGCAGGCGCTTCGCCGTGGCAGCCCTCACCCGCGCCGTGCCCCTGCTTATGCTGTGTGGGGCCGTGTGGATATTCGCGCCCCGCATGGCCTTCGGCGCAATGATCCTCGCCATCTTCGCCTATGTGCTTGTCATGCTCGCGCTTGTCCATGCGGTTGTGGTCAACAAGACCGGGGATTACCGCGCGGGCGCCCTTGCGCAGGCCCTGCTTTTCGCCTGGGTCATCGCCTTCTGGTTCCCCCTGACCTGGGGATGATTGGGTGGGGGATGACGGGCCTGGCGGCGCTGGCGGCGCTGCTCGGCGCGTGCGGCGCGGCGGCGCGCCGCCGCAGGAAATAGCCCCCGGCAGGGCACACTGACGCATTGTCGCCCCGGACGGGACAGCCCGTCCGGGGCTTTTCACATGCGCCCAGCCGGTCTTCCCAAAACACCACGCTTACACGGCGGCCACAGTTTTGCGGTATGATAGGGGGTATGGACTGAGTCGGCGGGCCCTCCCGCCCCACCCAAAGGCGCCCCAAGGGGCGCCCTCTCCGGAAACGAAACAAAATGGACACACCCAAAAACTATCTGATAGACATGGACGGCGTGCTGGTGCGCGGCCGCACGGTCATCCCCGGCGCGCAGACGTTCATCGAGTCGCTCAGGGCGCGCGGCGCCAAGTTTCTCATTGTGACGAACAACCCCCTGTACACCCCGGCGGACCTGGCGCACCGGCTCCAGTCCATCGGCCTGGACGTGCCGCCGGACCGCATCTTCACCTCGGCCATGGCCACGGCGCAGTTCCTGCACAGCCAGCGTCCGCGCGGCACGGCCTTCGTCATCGGCGAAAGCGGCCTGACCAGCGCCCTGCACGAGGCGGGCTACATCATCACGGACCACCGCCCGGACTATGTCGTGCTGGGCGAGACCACCTCGCTCAACTTCGAGGCCCTCACCAAGGCCATCCGGCTGATCGCGGACGGCGCCCGGTTCATCGGCACCAACCCCGACGCGTCGGGCCCGACCGACAAGGGCATCGTGCCCGCCTGCGGCGCCCTGGCCGCGCTCATCGAGAAGGCCACGGGGCGCGCGCCGCTCTTTGTCGGCAAGCCGGCCCCCCTGATGATGCGCAGCGCCATGAACCAC is drawn from Candidatus Hydrogenedentota bacterium and contains these coding sequences:
- a CDS encoding ABC transporter ATP-binding protein, encoding MLEADGLTKVFRAARGRRVEAVRNASFRVGPGEAFGLLGPNGAGKTTLLRMLATIIAPTSGVCRVNGLRADEAPDRIRHAIGFLSGNTRLYGRLTAREVLHYFGRLHGMPEARIRDSITRMSGMLDMGAFIDRRCDSLSTGQTQKVSIARVLLHDPELLILDEPTLGLDIMTSNAILSFIADAKGRGRAIVFSTHYLGEAEMLCDRVGIIHRGDLIAVDTPAALLERAGCATLRDAFVRLIAGRDGCAP
- a CDS encoding CPBP family intramembrane metalloprotease, with the translated sequence MRPSMVLTILRKELLDTRRDRRTLFMMVVLPVMLYPAMLLVGVQLLMVHQERVERTLSKVHVAALNDVDREIAKGWFVDAVDIGLTDSPDPWADLAARNIQAVVVLRAPLLDTLDAWGTLPVDVLYDATEHESRLALDRVEDVLDDVFLKTQRERLEREGVNPEYINPVEWKAVDTAPDEKTTGTILGTMLPGLLVMVIALGAFYPAVDLTAGEKERGTFETLLSTPASKLEIVTGKFLTVFLLALLTALLNLASMGGTVWVLLAQVQGSLGGDAGISLTIQNPLWVIGIVILNLVPLALLLSAVMMSVAVFAGSFKEAQNYLTPVLLLMIMPVMLTVTPGAELSAALRFVPVVNAVLLFKDGMVGRAGWEDVFAVFISTAAYALLALNVAAWLFQREEVVLSEEPAIPLSWRRSDYEPRETPSPALAMSLFGLVMLLLFYVATYAQMRAPLPGLILTEWGLILAPVVGVLWFVRADLRKSLQLRGFRPAQGLGALVLAVSTLALVMGFSILHDQFLPVPESMKEGLKNFLGDTGSPGGKLLLFFAMAVSPAVCEEVLFRGAILTGLSQKLRPLAAVTLTAVLFGVFHLSIYRFAPTALIGMSITYAVFRTRSLWIGMLMHFLNNGLAIALGLGMLPEMLRGWLPDLDAAEAAPSPALLAAAAFGVLLGALLIEWSTRRKNRSNAA
- a CDS encoding glycoside hydrolase family 32 protein — translated: MNTALALAALAAALGAAPPEAPAVNTELHNETWRPQFHFTAKKNWLNDPNGLVFYNGQYHLFFQHNPFGTEWGNMHWGHAVSRDLVRWTERPIALAPDGHGTCFSGSAVVDWNNTSGLAAPDAPHPPLVAFYTGAPVPQVKGGPKFTQCMAYSLDGGETWKKYDKNPILGNIVGDNRDPKVIWHAPTSRWVMALYLDKSDYALFGSTDLKSWERLCDVEVPGRGECPDFFELPVDGNPADSRWIFVGGNGDYLVGRFDGKIFTPDSPVIRCDHGEHFYAPQSWSDIPAEDGRRIQIGWMRGGAYPGMPFNQQMAFPNELTLRATPDGPRLFRQPVREIAGLWENTVTVSGVDLRGTTTLDELSGELCDLRVVVAPGGAESFTLMARGEPVTWTAATGALTALGREMPAALEDGKVEIRLLADRASFEIFVQNGLAAMSQCFLPKPENRDWALTVPEGQSARLVALEGHRLRSAWR
- a CDS encoding alpha/beta fold hydrolase; its protein translation is MDACPLCDDSAAYERRVVVLWVMIWLAASSLLLWSVPPGVRRFPVRIDGPDGKPCVGTLYHRENPCAVMLVGHGVSSNQGVMATIAKAFAANGYAVVTLDFWGHGRSRERFDWSANPAQLHAWCAWARNRFGDLPMGYLGHSMGGFAGAEAFAEVGHGVSAFVSLGALPRRQPATKTLIAAGRFEELFSPEEARRRAGDGMEVLISPFSDHALETWDPVLIRGIVRWVDGALGMNRATRFPWFRFAASLLAVLLGCAAAFVLAGQAAANLRRPPVPAVPRASARKWSLNPYRVAGRLLGAKGCAAPPRAGGFFRAVLQAALFGGVFVLFLFPVLNAHIFTCSPSHPARLLMWMALTPFLALPFLLDASALERMPLGGARRRFAVAALTRAVPLLMLCGAVWIFAPRMAFGAMILAIFAYVLVMLALVHAVVVNKTGDYRAGALAQALLFAWVIAFWFPLTWG
- a CDS encoding TIGR01457 family HAD-type hydrolase — encoded protein: MDTPKNYLIDMDGVLVRGRTVIPGAQTFIESLRARGAKFLIVTNNPLYTPADLAHRLQSIGLDVPPDRIFTSAMATAQFLHSQRPRGTAFVIGESGLTSALHEAGYIITDHRPDYVVLGETTSLNFEALTKAIRLIADGARFIGTNPDASGPTDKGIVPACGALAALIEKATGRAPLFVGKPAPLMMRSAMNHLGVHSQNTVMVGDRMDTDIIAGLQAGVETILVLTGVTDRDSLDKYPYRPTRVLDSVADIEV